A single Musa acuminata AAA Group cultivar baxijiao chromosome BXJ2-1, Cavendish_Baxijiao_AAA, whole genome shotgun sequence DNA region contains:
- the LOC135598920 gene encoding protein BTR1-like — translation MESPDLHGDSSPDTAPRRSQRSRSPLLDDKEKHTCIRFLVKNAAAGCIIGKGGSTITEFQSQSGARIQLSRNNEVFPGTSDRIILISGSFSEVVKAMELILEKLLNEVEESNDAEGRLNVRLIIPNSSCGAIIGKGGSTIKSFTEDSGAGIKISPQDNSTGLNDRLVTLTGSFEQQMGAIFLILAKLIEDVHYPPTLNSPFTYSGVSLPGFPGVPVGYMIPSVAYCPVSYGPNGIEGKYPSNKGVGSPIIPSRSPRGPHEGQSNLVTIGIADEHIGAVVGRGGRNIMDISQVSGARIKISDRGDFFTGTSERKVTISGSSEAIRAAEAMIMQKVSSNSER, via the exons ATGGAGTCCCCCGACCTGCACGGTGATTCCTCTCCCGACACCGCCCCTCGGCGCTCGCAGCGCTCCAGATCCCCACTCCTAG ATGATAAGGAGAAACACACATGCATTAGGTTTCTTGTAAAAAACGCGGCAGCAGGGTGTATCATTGGGAAGGGTGGATCAACAATTACTGAATTTCAGTCACAATCTGGAGCTCGTATTCAGCTATCACGTAATAATGAAGTCTTTCCAGGAACATCAGATAGAATAATATTGATTTCTGGGTCATTTAGTGAAGTAGTAAAGGCGATGGAACTGATCCTGGAAAAATTGCTAAATGAG GTGGAAGAGAGTAATGATGCTGAAGGTAGATTAAATGTCAGGCTCATTATTCCTAATAGCTCATGTGGTGCTATAATTGGAAAAGGCGGATCAACTATAAA GTCTTTTACAGAAGACTCCGGGGCTGGGATTAAAATATCGCCTCAAGATAATAGCACTGGCCTAAATGATAGGCTGGTTACCTTGACAGGATCTTTTGAACAACAAATGGGTGCTATTTTTCTCATATTGGCAAAATTAATAGAAGATGttcattatccaccaacattAAACTCACCTTTTACATATTCAG GTGTTAGCTTACCTGGTTTTCCTGGTGTTCCTGTTGGCTATATGATTCCTTCTGTTGCATACTGCCCAGTGAGTTATGGACCCAACGGAATTGAAGGAAAATATCCAAGTAATAAG GGTGTGGGATCACCTATTATTCCATCACGATCACCTCGTGGGCCCCATGAAGGCCAGAGTAACTTGGTGACAATTGGCATTGCAGATGAGCATATTGGTGCTGTTGTTGGTCGTGGGGGAAGGAACATTATGGATATTAGTCAG GTTAGCGGAGCTAGGATCAAGATATCAGATAGAGGTGATTTCTTTACGGGCACATCAGAAAG GAAAGTTACAATATCTGGATCATCGGAGGCAATTCGTGCTGCTGAGGCCATGATAATGCAAAAAGTTTCATCTAATTCTGAGAGATGA